A part of Aegilops tauschii subsp. strangulata cultivar AL8/78 chromosome 2, Aet v6.0, whole genome shotgun sequence genomic DNA contains:
- the LOC109749599 gene encoding LOW QUALITY PROTEIN: putative cysteine-rich receptor-like protein kinase 20 (The sequence of the model RefSeq protein was modified relative to this genomic sequence to represent the inferred CDS: substituted 1 base at 1 genomic stop codon), producing MPKFSGSNDPEEYLSRALKADKIFRLHNYDEEKKIAMASLDVKRPPLGFHPTTLLLLFLEPRAIAAAYSEYSCNGTTGNYTASDAFGAKLARLTAKLPTNASTSPSLYASAAIGTSSEKVSALALCRGDITVASTCSGYLHNAFQQLRALCAGERDATFYHDLCTLRYSGEDFLGRPEDNNPVINAMDXPYTDLDVNGSTFAAWDSGNATSRSFFLSLVGTLFGEMAMYGSYNSTVRRFASAVMYVNPQLPTVYGLAQCTPDLSPGQCWHCFQGLQEQTRQWYDGREGGRIVGVRCNIRYESYQFYDGTADVRIGLQGGSSSPTESNGSKHRKTLIIILCVSITVFCSMLVCCLLLMRRLRKGAGKTKLEQAHKRNNSKTEEALKLWKIEESSSEFTLYDFPELAAATDNFSEEKKLGQGGFGPVYKGMFSDGTEVAVKMLAAQSGQGLVEFKNEIQLIAKLQHTNLVKLVGCCVQEEEKMLVYEYMPNGSLDFFIFDQERGPLLDWKKRQHIIEGITQGLLYLHKHSRVRIIHRDMKASNILLDKDLNPRISDFGMARIFGSNVVEVNTNRVVGTYGYMAPEYASEGLFSVKSDVFSFGVLLLEIVSGKRNGSGHGQHYGEFVNLLSYAWQLWKDGRALELVDPTLGHCNEQVTDMMRCVKVALLCVQDNAMDRPTMSDVTAMLGHDGVPLPDPRWPPHFHLRVTSDDEEDRAGRSGVRTRSTHFTGSCSTNDMTISTIQEGR from the exons atgcccaagttctccgggagcaatgaccccgaagagtatcTCTCAAGGGCCTTGAAGGCGGACAAGATATTCCGTCTTCACAACTACGACGAGGAAAAGAAGATCGCCATGGCCTCCCTCGA tgtgaaaagaccccctctagggtttcaccctacaacacTCCTTCTTCTCTTCCTAGAGCCGCGTGCCATCGCCGCCGCCTATTCGGAGTACTCGTGCAATGGCACCACCGGCAACTACACGGCGAGCGACGCCTTCGGGGCTAAACTCGCGCGCCTCACTGCCAAGCTCCCCACCAACGCCTCCACCTCTCCATCCCTTTACGCCTCGGCGGCCATCGGCACCTCCTCGGAAAAAGTCTCCGCTCTCGCGCTCTGCCGCGGCGACATCACGGTCGCCAGCACGTGCTCCGGCTACCTCCACAACGCGTTCCAGCAGCTACGGGCGCTATGCGCTGGCGAGAGGGATGCGACGTTCTACCACGACCTCTGCACCCTCCGCTACTCCGGCGAGGATTTCCTGGGGCGGCCGGAAGATAACAACCCGGTCATAAACGCCATGGAC TAACCATATACTGATCTGGACGTGAACGGGTCGACGTTTGCTGCGTGGGACAGCGGGAACGCGACGTCCCGGAGCTTCTTCCTGTCCCTGGTTGGCACTCTATTCGGGGAGATGGCGATGTACGGCTCGTATAATTCCACGGTGCGCCGGTTTGCCAGCGCCGTTATGTACGTCAACCCGCAGCTGCCGACGGTGTACGGCCTAGCGCAGTGCACGCCGGACCTCTCCCCGGGGCAGTGCTGGCACTGCTTCCAGGGCCTCCAGGAGCAGACGCGCCAGTGGTACGACGGCCGTGAGGGCGGCCGCATCGTCGGCGTCCGGTGCAATATTCGCTATGAAAGCTACCAGTTCTACGACGGCACGGCCGACGTCAGGATCGGCTTACAGGGTGGCTCATCTTCACCAACAGAAAGCAATG GAAGCAAGCACAGAAAGACCCTAATCATCATTCTATGCGTGTCCATTACGGTGTTCTGTTCTATGTTGGTTTGCTGCCTTCTACTCATGAGAAGGCTAAGAAAAGGAGCTG GAAAGACGAAATTAGAACAAGCACATAAGAGGAACAACTCCAAGACAGAGGAGGCACTGAAGCTCTGGAAGATCGAAGAGAGCAGCTCAGAATTCACGTTGTACGACTTCCCTGAGCTCGCTGCTGCCACGGATAATTTCTCCGAAGAGAAGAAGCTCGGACAAGGCGGCTTCGGTCCGGTGTACAAG GGAATGTTTTCTGATGGAACCGAGGTGGCGGTGAAGATGCTCGCGGCGCAGTCTGGGCAGGGCCTTGTTGAGTTCAAGAACGAGATCCAGCTCATTGCCAAGCTGCAGCATACCAACCTCGTCAAGCTCGTGGGTTGCTGCGTgcaggaggaggagaagatgctGGTGTATGAGTACATGCCTAACGGAAGCCTAGACTTCTTTATCTTCG ACCAAGAGCGGGGGCCCTTGTTGGACTGGAAGAAACGGCAACACATAATCGAAGGGATCACGCAGGGGCTCCTGTACCTGCACAAGCACTCGCGGGTGCGCATCATTCACCGGGACATGAAGGCCAGCAACATATTGCTGGACAAAGATCTCAACCCCAGGATCTCCGACTTCGGCATGGCCAGGATCTTCGGCTCAAACGTGGTGGAGGTCAACACCAACAGGGTCGTCGGCACCTA CGGTTATATGGCACCTGAGTATGCTTCGGAGGGCCTCTTCTCGGTCAAGTCTGACGTCTTCAGCTTTGGTGTGTTGCTGCTGGAGATAGTGAGCGGAAAGAGGAACGGCAGCGGCCACGGCCAGCACTACGGAGAATTTGTCAACCTCCTCAGCTAC GCATGGCAGCTGTGGAAGGATGGGAGAGCGTTGGAGCTGGTCGACCCGACGCTGGGCCACTGCAACGAGCAGGTGACGGACATGATGCGGTGCGTCAAGGTGGCGCTGCTTTGCGTGCAGGACAACGCCATGGATCGGCCGACGATGTCAGACGTGACGGCGATGCTGGGCCACGACGGGGTGCCCTTGCCGGACCCGAGATGGCCGCCGCATTTCCACCTCAGGGTCACCAGCGACGATGAAGAGGACCGTGCGGGCAGGTCAGGGGTGCGGACACGGTCGACGCACTTCACCGGATCGTGCAGCACCAACGACATGACCATCAGCACCATCCAAGAAGGGAGGTGA